One window of the Trifolium pratense cultivar HEN17-A07 linkage group LG2, ARS_RC_1.1, whole genome shotgun sequence genome contains the following:
- the LOC123906828 gene encoding uncharacterized protein LOC123906828: MSRFPFLLLLILTLSTTDSIHSLKVPFRVNDVLPVLPHGISWPVLNSFHSAVDLLPSFVGSVTPYNGSIEWKGACFFDNQAKLEFTHGGDNNGSDLGGAILYLKTGEAHSWTCMDLYVFATPYRITWDYYFSAREHTLKLDSWEEPAELEYVKEHGISVFLMPAGMLGTLVSLVDVLPLFSNTAWGQSSNLEFLKKHMGAKFEKRIQPWRATIDPADVHSGDFLALSKIRGRWGGFETLEKWVTGAFAGHTAVCLKDEMGNLWVGESGHENEKGEEIIVVIPWHEWWEAALKDDSNPHIALLPLHPELRAKFNTTAAWEYARSMSGKPYGYHNMIFSWIDTVADNYPPPLDAHLVISVMSMWSRMQPSYAANMWNEALNKRLGTEDLDLYDILLETEKRGIAFDELLAIPEQDDWVYSDGKSTTCVAFILSMYKEAGIFGPIASSIQVTEFTIRDAYMLRIFEDNQTRLPRWCNNENDKLPFCQILGEYRMEFPGYNTLDAYSHMNEQCPSLPPTYDRPSQC; encoded by the exons ATGTCTCGTTTTCCCTTTCTCTTGCTTTTGATTCTAACCCTATCAACAACAGATTCGATTCATTCTCTTAAAGTTCCTTTTAGAGTCAACGATGTGTTACCAGTTCTCCCCCATGGAATTTCGTGGCCTGTACTCAATAGTTTTCATAGTGCTGTTGATTTGCTTCCTTCTTTTGTTGGATCTGTGACTCCTTATAACGGTTCTATTGAATGGAAAGGTGCTTGTTTTTTCGATAATCAAGCTAAACTTGAGTTTACTCATGGTGGTGATAACAATGGTTCTGATTTGGGTGGTGCTATTCTCTATCTCaag ACAGGGGAAGCACACAGTTGGACCTGCATGGACCTATATGTTTTTGCAACACCATATAGGATTACATGGGACTACTACTTCTCTGCACGAGAACATACCTTGAAGCTTGATTCGTGGGAAGAGCCTGCAGAGTTGGaatat GTAAAAGAGCATGGAATTTCTGTGTTTCTTATGCCAGCAGGGATGCTCGGTACCCTGGTTTCTCTAGTCGATGTGTTGCCTCTATTCTCTAACACTGCATGGGGTCAGAGTTCCAATTTGGAGTTCCTAAAGAAACACATGGGTGCTAAATTTGAGAAACGTATTCAGCCTTGGCGTGCAACTATTGATCCTGCAGATGTTCATTCTGGAGATTTTTTGGCTTTGTCAAAAATTCGTGGTAGATGGGGAGGTTTTGAGACACTTGAAAAGTGGGTAACTGGTGCATTTGCTGGGCATACAGCAGTTTGCTTGAAGGATGAAATGGGAAATTTGTGGGTTGGTGAATCAGGGCACGAGAATGAAAAG GGTGAAGAAATCATAGTGGTAATTCCATGGCATGAATGGTGGGAAGCTGCTCTTAAAGATGACTCCAACCCACATATAGCGTTGCTTCCCCTGCACCCAGAGTTGCGTGCAAAATTTAACACCACTGCAGCATGGGAATATGCACGGAGCATGTCTGGCAAGCCATATGGTTATCACAATATGATATTCAGTTGGATTGACACAGTAGCTGACAACTATCCTCCACCTCTTGATGCTCACTTG GTAATTTCTGTCATGTCTATGTGGTCAAGGATGCAGCCATCTTATGCTGCAAACATGTGGAATGAAGCACTGAATAAGCGGTTAGGGACTGAG GATTTAGACTTGTATGACATTCTACTTGAGACTGAGAAGCGTGGGATAGCTTTCGATGAATTACTTGCCATTCCAGAACAAGATGATTGGGTATACAGTGATGGAAAGTCAACAACATGTGTAGCATTTATTCTTTCAATGTATAAAGAGGCTGGAATTTTTGGTCCCATTGCTAGTTCCATTCAAGTAACTGAATTCACA ATTCGTGATGCATACATGCTTAGGATTTTTGAAGATAATCAAACACGTCTACCAAGATGGTGCAACAATGAGAATGACAAGCTTCCATTCTGCCAGATTCTTGGTGAATATAGGATGGAATTTCCGGGCTATAACACCTTGGATGCTTATTCCCATATGAACGAACAGTGTCCTTCCCTTCCTCCAACTTATGATAGGCCTTCGCAATGCTAG